The sequence CACTCCCGAGCTCCAATCCAGCCTCGCCCACAACACTAAGTAAGGTCAGGACGTCTATTATAGTATGGTATAGCAGGTTTATAGTATATAGTGTAGTATAATTTACTGTCACTTGTCTTTCCGAAAACGGGTAACGTTCCgccgttttttttctacatTGGAAATTGCCCCTAAAGGAATGATAAGAATAGGTGAATCTATAAGAGACGGTTGATACAGAACTGTCTGCTCCAAATTTGCATTAGGTCCGGTATCCCATAGAAATGTCACGTAATTCCGCCGCAGGCTTGGAGAATACGCTTTTCCAACTAAAGTTTACCTCAAAACAACTGCAAAAGCAAGCAAATAAGGCGTCGAAGGAggagaaacaagaaaccaaCAAACTTAAACGTGCTCTCAACGAAAATGAGGAGATCTCCCGTATATACGCGTCCAATGCTataaggaagaaaaacgaGCGGTTACAGCTACTGAAACTGGCATCCAGAGTGGATTCTGTCGCATCAAGAGTGCAAACCGCCGTCACAATGAGACAGGTGTCCGCATCCATGGGGCAAGTTTGCAAAGGCATGGACAAGGCGTTGCAGAATATGAACCTACAACAAATCACCATGATAATGGACAAGTTCGAACAGCAGTTCGAAGACCTGGATACGAGTATCAATGTGTATGAGGATATGGGCGTCAATTCGGATGCTATGCTAGTAGATAATGATAAGGTGGATGAACTGATGGGCAAAGTGGCTGATGAGAACGGCATGGAATTGAAACAGAGCGCAAAGTTGGATAACGTTCCAGAGATCAAACCGAACGAGATCAACgtcgatgaagaaaaggaagataaACTGGCTCAAAGGTTAAGAGCATTGAGAGGTTGAAATATTACCGGTTTACGCATTTCACTACCCCTACACTTCTGCTACATTACGTATGTTTATGTATGCTGTACGAAAATTGTATACTAaaaaacgataaaaaaaaaagtaaaccTTTTCACGTCTTGgatctctttcttctttctagATTGACCATACGTTGATATCTCCATTATTGTGGCCGTTGATGAGGAATCCGTTTTTGTACTTGACGATAGCAATTCTCTCATTGGCCTCGTCGCCCTTCAGTGAGTTTGGTGGTTCAGGCGTCATCCAATGCTCATCGCGTTCCATATTAAAAACATTGACTCCGTTCTCGCTCGCACCAACAGTAATTAATTTGTCATCAAAATCTAAGGAAGTAATGGGCAAATCATAAGTGATGACATCAATGATTGAGCTTGTTCTTAAATCCCATATCCTTACGCTATTGTCCATGGAGCCCGTGactaatttttcagaatcaAACTTCAAACTCGTAATCCCATCGGTATGACCCTCCAGTGCCCTCACCGGCTTGCCGACTCTTAGATCCCATAGTCGTACAACCCCATCTTTTGTACCAGAGGCTAACGCTGAATTATAGCATTGAAGTGCACCTATCATTGGAGCTTCGCTGCCAAGCACACATGTGCTATTGTTGGCGGAGCGTGCCAACACCTTAGTGTCGTTATATGTAGGCGTGACAATCAGGTCCAGTTGCTGAATACATTTACCTGTAACCAAGTCCCAGTGGAgaattttcttgtctttggAGCCACTTATCAAAGCTTCTGAATCAAATGATAAGGCTGTAATTTCGTCACTATGCAAGTCGAA is a genomic window of Saccharomyces eubayanus strain FM1318 chromosome XI, whole genome shotgun sequence containing:
- the DID2 gene encoding Did2p, which gives rise to MSRNSAAGLENTLFQLKFTSKQLQKQANKASKEEKQETNKLKRALNENEEISRIYASNAIRKKNERLQLLKLASRVDSVASRVQTAVTMRQVSASMGQVCKGMDKALQNMNLQQITMIMDKFEQQFEDLDTSINVYEDMGVNSDAMLVDNDKVDELMGKVADENGMELKQSAKLDNVPEIKPNEINVDEEKEDKLAQRLRALRG